One window from the genome of Pseudomonadota bacterium encodes:
- a CDS encoding helix-turn-helix transcriptional regulator, giving the protein MAKHQDMEKALHMLKTLGHPVRLSILCNLIENGEMNAGDIVEQESTLSSQSQTSQYLRKLRDEGLIEARKEGQHVYYRLKSDDVRTLIGVLHQLYCGENSCAP; this is encoded by the coding sequence ATGGCAAAACATCAAGACATGGAAAAAGCGCTCCATATGCTGAAAACGCTCGGCCATCCGGTGCGGCTGAGCATATTGTGCAATCTGATTGAAAACGGTGAAATGAATGCGGGCGATATCGTCGAACAGGAAAGCACGCTTTCCAGCCAGTCGCAAACCTCGCAATATCTGCGCAAATTGCGGGATGAAGGGCTGATCGAAGCCCGCAAGGAAGGACAGCATGTTTATTACCGTCTGAAATCGGATGATGTGCGGACGCTGATCGGCGTACTGCACCAGCTTTACTGCGGTGAAAATTCCTGTGCGCCGTAA
- a CDS encoding orotate phosphoribosyltransferase, with product MTQKKAAISQTVKQPADQDTAKSVAEALLTTGCVMFAANGQEPFTLTSGEKSPVYVDCRRLISYPVERALVMRLGYLHLQQSLDVQNSIDYIAGGETAGIPYAAWLAEALEKPMIYVRKQPKGFGRMAQIEGHLPEGKSPTVLLVEDMATDGGSKISFADALREAGTHINHIFCPFYYDIFPHSEDLLGKAHLTIHYLTTWADILQVIEEQKLFPAGDLDAIKMFLRSPEEWRKQHG from the coding sequence ATGACACAAAAAAAAGCCGCAATATCACAAACGGTTAAACAACCGGCAGATCAAGATACAGCCAAAAGCGTGGCCGAGGCCCTGCTGACGACGGGCTGTGTGATGTTTGCCGCCAACGGGCAGGAGCCCTTTACCCTGACATCGGGTGAAAAAAGCCCTGTTTATGTCGATTGCCGCCGCCTTATTTCCTATCCGGTCGAGCGGGCATTGGTGATGCGTCTGGGGTATCTGCATCTGCAACAATCACTGGATGTGCAAAACAGTATTGATTATATCGCCGGCGGTGAAACCGCAGGCATTCCTTACGCCGCATGGCTGGCCGAGGCTCTGGAAAAACCGATGATCTATGTGCGCAAACAACCCAAAGGTTTCGGGCGTATGGCGCAAATAGAAGGCCATTTGCCGGAGGGGAAATCCCCGACTGTGCTGCTGGTCGAGGATATGGCCACCGATGGCGGCAGTAAAATAAGTTTTGCCGATGCGCTGCGTGAGGCCGGCACGCATATCAATCATATTTTCTGCCCGTTTTACTATGATATCTTTCCGCATAGCGAAGATTTGCTGGGCAAGGCGCATCTGACGATTCACTATCTGACGACCTGGGCGGATATTTTGCAGGTGATTGAAGAACAGAAATTATTCCCCGCGGGTGACCTTGATGCGATCAAGATGTTTTTGCGCAGCCCCGAGGAGTGGCGCAAACAACACGGGTAA
- a CDS encoding FAD-binding oxidoreductase, translating to MATFINPRDRLLSDDLCLYKDQEHYKTDHPPLDGDISTDVCIIGGGFTGVMTALHLLKEGFKVVLIERHRIGWGASGRNSGQLIPGFNQDIRNMRKKYGPEITDAAFLATVAALEDIKARIEKYDIDCDYAPGLSIAAVTPKGYEDMQRYSDFMTTQYDYPMTVLDDDRTVDHLGTDIYHGCTVDLQGGRFNPLKYLCSIANLAVEKGLVIYEETPALRIKNLDDGKAEIITPHGRIHAAKTVAAGDAYQGTLLPQLRRRYLLFRTSMLATNVLSAEKLNMTLPCNHAVFEWRALTNYYTKTADGRLIFGGGDSPLVNSKKDETRAFEKIYKRMTEVYPHLKNEHITHWWGGYFGVTKDQIPEIGRTEDGIYYAYGYSGHGVVPTHMAGRVLSDMIAGKLDDNHFSTKIKAANIPGAGTHDGILARLALIWYGFKERFD from the coding sequence ATGGCGACATTTATCAATCCGCGTGACCGCCTGCTGTCCGACGATTTGTGCCTTTATAAAGATCAGGAACATTACAAAACCGACCATCCGCCGCTGGATGGCGATATCAGTACCGATGTCTGCATTATCGGCGGCGGCTTTACCGGCGTCATGACCGCACTGCATCTTTTGAAAGAGGGTTTCAAGGTTGTCCTGATCGAACGTCACCGCATCGGCTGGGGCGCATCGGGACGCAATAGCGGCCAGCTGATCCCCGGTTTCAATCAGGACATCCGCAATATGCGGAAAAAATACGGGCCGGAGATTACCGACGCCGCCTTTCTTGCCACCGTGGCTGCTCTGGAGGATATCAAGGCGCGGATTGAAAAATACGATATTGATTGCGATTACGCACCGGGACTCAGCATCGCTGCCGTCACACCCAAAGGCTATGAGGATATGCAGCGTTACAGCGACTTCATGACAACACAGTATGATTATCCGATGACGGTACTGGATGATGACCGCACGGTTGACCATCTTGGCACGGATATTTATCACGGCTGCACCGTCGATTTGCAGGGCGGGCGTTTTAATCCGCTGAAATATCTGTGTTCCATCGCCAATCTTGCCGTGGAAAAAGGGCTGGTGATTTACGAGGAAACCCCTGCCCTGCGCATTAAAAATCTCGATGACGGCAAAGCCGAGATTATCACCCCGCACGGGCGCATCCATGCCGCAAAAACCGTCGCGGCGGGGGATGCCTATCAGGGTACCTTACTGCCGCAGCTGCGCCGCCGTTATCTGCTGTTCCGCACCTCGATGCTGGCAACCAATGTGTTATCTGCCGAGAAACTGAATATGACCCTGCCCTGCAATCATGCGGTTTTTGAATGGCGGGCGCTGACCAACTACTATACCAAAACCGCAGACGGGCGTTTGATTTTCGGCGGCGGCGATTCACCGCTGGTGAACAGCAAAAAGGACGAAACCCGCGCTTTCGAGAAAATCTATAAACGGATGACGGAGGTTTATCCGCATCTGAAAAACGAGCATATCACTCATTGGTGGGGCGGCTATTTCGGCGTGACCAAAGACCAGATACCCGAAATCGGACGTACGGAAGACGGAATTTATTACGCTTATGGCTATTCCGGTCACGGCGTTGTTCCGACCCATATGGCCGGACGCGTGCTGTCGGATATGATTGCCGGAAAACTGGACGATAATCATTTCAGCACAAAGATTAAGGCTGCAAATATCCCTGGTGCGGGAACACATGACGGCATTCTCGCCAGACTGGCGCTGATTTGGTACGGATTCAAAGAACGTTTTGACTAA
- a CDS encoding arsenic efflux protein, with translation MKKTKAHLWKFTVLPPLLWLCFFAPAVLRELVQQTLADAYLQVASFVALTLLIFYVLERKFRANTAELLKRHEKWQVPIAALVGALPGCGGAIIVITQYVLGRIGFGSMVAVLTSTMGDAAFLLLARAPATAAWVMVLSIIAGTVTGLIVEHIHGKNFMRATLSDWKSFRIRCGEVVGYSRLVYFLWYGLLVPGIVFGIAAAFQIDADRWFAAWGDVPLTRWVGMTGALFCLAIWAALPDKGISIINLAAHPACRTHVKMPSRVIFETGFITTWVIAAFLIFELTIYATGFDLKTLFELGAPFVPLVAILIGFIPGCGPQIIVTTLYLNGLIPFSAQIGNAISNDGDALFPAIALAPKTALLATLYTAIPAVILGYLFYFMGY, from the coding sequence GTGAAAAAGACGAAAGCGCATTTGTGGAAATTTACGGTTCTGCCGCCGCTCTTGTGGCTGTGTTTTTTCGCGCCCGCCGTACTGCGTGAACTGGTGCAGCAGACCCTGGCGGATGCCTATTTGCAGGTGGCCAGCTTTGTGGCGCTGACGCTGCTGATCTTTTATGTGCTCGAGCGCAAATTCCGCGCTAATACCGCAGAATTGTTGAAACGCCATGAAAAATGGCAGGTGCCGATTGCCGCGCTGGTCGGGGCATTGCCCGGATGCGGCGGTGCGATTATCGTTATCACGCAATATGTTCTGGGACGCATCGGTTTCGGGAGCATGGTGGCGGTGCTGACGTCAACAATGGGCGATGCGGCTTTTCTGCTGCTGGCACGCGCACCCGCGACAGCGGCTTGGGTGATGGTGCTCAGCATCATTGCAGGTACTGTGACCGGATTGATTGTCGAGCATATTCACGGCAAAAATTTCATGCGCGCAACGCTGAGCGACTGGAAAAGCTTCCGCATCCGCTGCGGCGAGGTTGTCGGCTATTCCCGGCTTGTCTATTTTCTGTGGTACGGGCTGCTGGTGCCGGGCATTGTTTTCGGTATTGCCGCGGCATTTCAAATTGATGCGGATAGATGGTTTGCCGCATGGGGGGATGTGCCGCTGACGCGCTGGGTCGGCATGACGGGCGCACTTTTCTGTCTGGCCATCTGGGCGGCCTTGCCGGATAAGGGGATTTCCATCATCAATCTGGCGGCACATCCGGCATGCCGCACACATGTAAAAATGCCCAGCCGCGTGATTTTTGAAACGGGCTTTATCACAACATGGGTGATTGCGGCCTTTCTGATTTTTGAACTGACGATTTACGCTACAGGCTTTGATTTGAAAACATTATTCGAACTGGGGGCGCCGTTTGTGCCGCTGGTGGCGATTCTGATCGGCTTTATTCCGGGCTGCGGTCCGCAGATTATCGTGACAACGCTTTATCTGAACGGGCTGATTCCGTTTTCGGCGCAAATCGGCAATGCCATCAGCAATGATGGCGATGCGCTGTTTCCCGCCATTGCTCTGGCACCGAAAACAGCATTACTGGCCACGCTTTATACGGCAATTCCCGCCGTCATTCTGGGATATCTGTTTTATTTTATGGGCTATTAA